A DNA window from Daucus carota subsp. sativus chromosome 3, DH1 v3.0, whole genome shotgun sequence contains the following coding sequences:
- the LOC108212665 gene encoding GDSL esterase/lipase At5g41890: MKRGLCTSVLLVLTLVLVEYTVEGLAEENQQPPAVYIFGDSTVDVGTNNHLKDCRTKADSPYYGIDFDFSRPTGRFTNGHNIADLIVRHLGYKRSPPPFLSLINRMSGFQSAILRGVNFASGGSGIFDQTGNVTYIQVVALGKQIQQFATVCSNITKVLGKAKADELLSKSIFIISAGSNDIFEYSENRTVLPAIFMDKLIEAYTTQIEELYNLGARKFAVLSVGAIGCVPKIRALNHGNCVDQVNQLAQAFYTLVSSVLQQFSSQYTEFNYSLGNLYEVTMTTILNYLVEGYKEIRTPCCGDANTTCHFGGNLCNNRNQYLFWDMFHPTQVASDTAARVLLFSEATELVNPNNISRLAVIP; this comes from the exons ATGAAGAGGGGACTATGCACATCTGTTTTGCTAGTACTGACGCTAGTTCTGGTGGAGTACACGGTGGAGGGGTTGGCAGAAGAGAACCAGCAGCCACCCGCGGTTTATATATTTGGAGATTCGACTGTGGATGTTGGAACCAATAACCACCTTAAGGATTGTCGTACCAAGGCTGACAGTCCTTATTATGGCATTGATTTCGACTTCTCCAGACCTACGGGAAGGTTCACCAATGGTCATAATATTGCTGACTTAATTG TGAGGCATTTGGGATACAAGAGGAGTCCGCCACCTTTCCTCTCTTTGATTAATCGGATGTCAGGTTTCCAGTCCGCGATCCTTCGTGGAGTAAACTTTGCATCTGGAGGTTCTGGGATTTTCGACCAAACTGGAAACGTAACATAT ATACAAGTAGTAGCTCTAGGAAAGCAAATCCAGCAATTTGCGACGGTCTGTAGCAACATCACAAAGGTACTGGGTAAGGCTAAAGCTGATGAACTGCTTTCCAAGTCCATATTCATCATTAGCGCAGGAAGCAACGACATATTCGAGTACTCAGAAAACCGCACAGTCTTGCCAGCTATATTCATGGACAAGCTCATCGAAGCATATACGACACAGATAGAG GAATTGTATAATTTGGGGGCCAGAAAGTTTGCGGTGCTGAGCGTGGGAGCCATTGGGTGCGTGCCTAAGATACGTGCTTTGAATCATGGCAATTGTGTTGATCAAGTAAACCAACTTGCTCAGGCTTTCTACACTCTAGTTTCGTCTGTGTTGCAGCAATTCAGCTCTCAGTACACAGAATTCAATTACTCACTTGGAAATCTTTATGAGGTGACCATGACCACCATTCTGAACTATCTTGTAGAAG GTTATAAGGAGATCCGAACACCTTGCTGTGGAGATGCCAATACTACATGTCATTTTGGAGGTAATCTCTGCAACAATCGAAACCAATACTTGTTCTGGGATATGTTTCATCCCACACAGGTCGCCTCTGATACCGCGGCTAGAGTACTATTATTCAGCGAAGCTACAGAACTGGTGAATCCCAACAATATCAGTCGCTTGGCAGTCATCCCTTAG